From the genome of Winogradskyella forsetii, one region includes:
- a CDS encoding dicarboxylate/amino acid:cation symporter, whose amino-acid sequence MKKLALHWKIIIGMVLGIIWALLSSTMGWSEFTINWIDPFGTIFINLLKLIAVPLVLFSIIGGVANIGDPSSLGRMGGKTLGIYLITTILAISLGLLLVNMFKPGALIDDQSRIDNRISYEIWADAEGYEIKDGINYLQDPEFFERAQEISELSKSELKEAAVADKMESVEKRKETTPLQPLIDIVPSNFFHSLSDNGLMLQIIFFAVFFGVCLLFIPTDKSQPVLNLVDGINEVFLKMVDIVMQAAPFFVFALLAGVVSKMAGNDIGKVVEIFKSLSWYSLTVLVGLLLMIFVVYPTVLKLFVKKIPYIGFFKGMGPAQTLAFSTSSSAATLPVTMECVEQNLGVDKKVTSFVLPIGATVNMDGTSMYQAIAVVFLAQLHMIDLTIGQQITVVLTATLASIGSAAVPSAGLVMLIIVLSSVGLNPAWIAIIFPVDRILDMFRTVVNVTGDATVCSIIADGENLLDYKEHEDPSETFDLDS is encoded by the coding sequence ATGAAAAAACTAGCACTACACTGGAAAATTATAATAGGAATGGTACTCGGAATCATTTGGGCTTTACTATCGAGCACGATGGGTTGGAGCGAGTTTACGATCAATTGGATTGATCCCTTTGGTACCATTTTCATTAATTTATTAAAGCTTATTGCAGTGCCATTAGTGCTGTTCTCAATTATAGGTGGTGTAGCAAATATTGGTGATCCGTCTAGTTTAGGTAGAATGGGAGGAAAGACCTTGGGTATTTATTTGATTACCACTATCCTTGCTATTTCATTGGGATTGCTTTTGGTCAATATGTTTAAACCAGGAGCTTTAATCGATGATCAAAGCCGAATTGATAACCGTATCAGTTACGAAATTTGGGCAGATGCCGAAGGCTACGAAATTAAGGATGGCATTAATTACCTTCAAGACCCTGAGTTTTTTGAGCGTGCGCAGGAAATATCAGAATTATCTAAAAGTGAACTCAAGGAAGCTGCTGTTGCCGATAAAATGGAATCAGTTGAAAAACGTAAAGAAACGACACCTTTACAGCCCTTGATAGATATTGTTCCAAGCAATTTTTTCCATTCACTGTCTGATAATGGTTTAATGCTCCAAATTATATTTTTTGCGGTCTTCTTTGGGGTCTGCTTATTGTTTATTCCAACAGATAAATCTCAACCTGTACTAAACTTGGTAGATGGTATCAATGAAGTCTTTCTAAAAATGGTGGATATTGTAATGCAAGCCGCTCCATTTTTTGTTTTTGCACTATTAGCTGGTGTGGTAAGTAAAATGGCAGGAAATGATATTGGTAAGGTCGTAGAGATATTTAAAAGTCTTAGTTGGTACTCTTTAACGGTTTTGGTTGGCTTGTTACTGATGATTTTTGTTGTGTATCCAACGGTACTTAAATTATTCGTGAAAAAAATTCCATATATAGGTTTTTTTAAAGGAATGGGGCCTGCACAAACTTTGGCATTTTCTACATCGAGTAGTGCAGCAACATTGCCTGTAACCATGGAGTGTGTGGAGCAAAATTTAGGCGTTGATAAAAAAGTAACCAGTTTTGTTCTCCCAATTGGCGCGACGGTCAATATGGATGGTACCAGTATGTATCAAGCAATTGCTGTTGTTTTTTTAGCGCAATTGCATATGATTGATTTAACAATAGGGCAACAAATAACAGTGGTGTTAACAGCAACCTTGGCCTCCATTGGTTCAGCTGCTGTGCCAAGTGCTGGGTTGGTAATGTTAATTATTGTTTTGAGTTCGGTAGGATTAAACCCAGCTTGGATTGCTATTATTTTTCCTGTGGATAGAATTTTGGATATGTTTAGAACTGTTGTGAATGTTACAGGCGATGCCACAGTGTGTTCCATTATTGCAGATGGTGAAAATCTACTGGATTATAAGGAACATGAAGATCCATCCGAAACTTTTGATTTGGATTCATAA
- the aroC gene encoding chorismate synthase, with product MAGNSFGKLFKLTTYGESHGKAIGGIIDGCPSGLKLDFEAIQNELDRRKPGQSKIVTQRKEPDSVEFYSGIFEGVTTGTPIGFVIHNTNQKSKDYSHIKDVYRPSHADYTYHKKYGVRDYRGGGRSSARETASRVVAGAIAKQMISAIKINAFTSSVGDIFIDKPYQDLDFGKIESNVIRCPDEATAEKMIAKIGEIKKQGDTIGGTITCVIQNVPVGLGEPVFDKLHAELGKAMLSINAVKGFEYGSGFCGAKMKGSEHNDLFNEDGSTKSNLSGGVQGGISNGMDIYFRVAFKPVATVIQKQDALNSSGDIVEMQGKGRHDPCVVPRAVPIVEAMAALVIADFTLLRRQESREW from the coding sequence ATGGCAGGAAATTCCTTCGGAAAATTATTTAAACTGACTACATATGGCGAATCGCATGGAAAGGCGATTGGTGGCATCATTGATGGCTGTCCTTCAGGATTGAAACTCGATTTTGAAGCGATTCAAAATGAATTGGACAGAAGAAAACCAGGACAGTCCAAAATTGTGACCCAACGTAAAGAACCAGATTCGGTTGAGTTTTATTCCGGTATTTTTGAAGGTGTGACCACTGGAACACCAATTGGGTTCGTGATTCACAATACCAATCAGAAATCGAAAGACTATTCCCATATCAAAGATGTTTATCGACCAAGTCATGCCGATTATACTTACCATAAAAAATATGGCGTTAGGGATTATAGAGGTGGAGGACGAAGTTCTGCTCGTGAAACGGCCTCTCGAGTGGTTGCTGGTGCGATTGCTAAACAAATGATTAGCGCTATTAAAATAAACGCCTTTACGTCTTCGGTTGGCGATATTTTTATTGATAAACCGTATCAAGATTTGGATTTTGGCAAGATTGAATCTAATGTCATTCGCTGTCCAGATGAAGCTACAGCCGAAAAAATGATTGCAAAAATTGGAGAAATCAAAAAGCAAGGTGATACCATTGGTGGTACCATTACCTGTGTGATTCAAAATGTACCCGTCGGATTGGGAGAGCCCGTTTTTGACAAACTACACGCAGAACTCGGCAAGGCCATGCTTTCCATAAATGCCGTAAAAGGTTTTGAATATGGAAGCGGATTTTGTGGCGCAAAAATGAAAGGTAGCGAGCATAACGATTTATTTAACGAAGACGGAAGTACAAAATCCAATTTATCAGGAGGCGTACAAGGTGGTATTTCCAATGGAATGGACATTTATTTCAGGGTGGCTTTTAAACCGGTAGCTACAGTAATTCAAAAACAAGATGCTTTGAACAGTTCCGGCGACATAGTTGAAATGCAAGGCAAAGGACGACATGATCCTTGTGTGGTGCCAAGAGCTGTGCCTATTGTGGAAGCTATGGCAGCTTTGGTCATAGCTGATTTTACACTTCTGCGTAGGCAGGAGTCTCGTGAATGGTAA
- a CDS encoding UDP-2,3-diacylglucosamine diphosphatase, with product MKLKRKVEIAVISDVHLGTHGCQAKQLLTYLNSIEPKKLILNGDIVDVWQFKKRYFPKSHLSVIKKVMDFAANGTEVVYITGNHDELLRKFADTEIGNISIVNKLVLNLDGKRAWFFHGDVFDISIQNAKWLAKLGGYGYDFLIRINQIANWYSDQLGKERYSLSKKIKNSVKSAVKYVNDFEKVATDLAIENGYDYVICGHIHQPKILRIENKKGKTTYLNSGDWVENFTALEYQFKRWKIYNYNKDKLSAFYADEELKDMNFKDLIAAITIVEQPKPEKKQKKKKG from the coding sequence ATGAAACTCAAACGAAAAGTTGAAATAGCAGTTATCTCTGACGTCCACCTTGGAACACATGGTTGCCAAGCCAAGCAGTTATTGACCTATTTGAATAGTATTGAACCTAAAAAACTAATTTTAAATGGTGATATTGTTGATGTTTGGCAATTCAAAAAACGCTATTTTCCAAAATCACACCTTAGTGTCATAAAAAAAGTAATGGATTTTGCAGCCAATGGCACTGAAGTGGTTTATATTACTGGAAACCATGATGAGCTATTGCGCAAGTTTGCCGATACGGAAATTGGAAACATTTCTATTGTTAACAAGTTGGTTTTAAATTTAGATGGCAAAAGAGCTTGGTTTTTCCATGGTGATGTCTTTGATATTTCCATTCAAAATGCGAAGTGGTTGGCAAAACTCGGTGGTTATGGTTATGATTTTCTTATTCGAATTAACCAAATAGCTAATTGGTATTCGGATCAATTAGGCAAAGAGCGCTATTCCTTATCCAAGAAAATAAAAAATAGTGTAAAAAGTGCTGTAAAATATGTCAATGATTTCGAAAAAGTAGCGACTGACCTAGCCATTGAGAATGGTTATGACTATGTTATTTGCGGACATATCCATCAACCAAAAATTTTGAGAATTGAAAATAAAAAAGGCAAAACAACATATCTGAATTCTGGCGACTGGGTTGAAAACTTTACGGCTTTAGAATACCAGTTTAAACGTTGGAAAATATACAATTACAATAAAGACAAATTGTCTGCATTTTACGCTGATGAAGAACTTAAAGATATGAATTTTAAGGATTTGATTGCAGCAATAACTATAGTTGAGCAACCGAAACCTGAAAAGAAGCAGAAGAAAAAGAAAGGTTGA
- a CDS encoding addiction module antidote protein, which produces MGTSKFEIADYLDSKEMIAEYLNTVLEEGNNADIINAIGHIAKAIGMTKIAEETGLSRPSLYKALSDGAKPQFATIMKVIKAIGGQIQVNPTSP; this is translated from the coding sequence ATGGGAACTTCAAAGTTTGAAATAGCGGATTATTTAGACAGCAAAGAAATGATAGCGGAATATCTCAATACTGTTTTGGAAGAGGGAAACAATGCAGATATAATTAATGCAATTGGACATATTGCGAAAGCCATCGGAATGACAAAAATAGCTGAGGAAACAGGGTTGAGCAGACCGAGTTTATATAAAGCGTTATCTGATGGAGCGAAACCTCAATTCGCCACAATTATGAAAGTGATAAAAGCAATTGGAGGACAAATTCAAGTGAATCCAACTTCACCTTAA
- a CDS encoding type II toxin-antitoxin system RelE/ParE family toxin, translated as MFFIEKTNEFDKWLRKLRDFKAKAKILFRVQKLETYEHFGDCKTVGDGIREMRINFAKGYRV; from the coding sequence ATGTTCTTTATTGAAAAAACTAATGAATTTGACAAATGGCTAAGAAAGCTAAGAGACTTTAAGGCAAAGGCGAAAATTTTGTTTAGGGTTCAAAAATTAGAAACTTACGAACATTTTGGCGATTGTAAAACCGTTGGCGATGGAATTCGGGAAATGCGAATAAATTTTGCGAAAGGTTACAGAGTTTAA
- a CDS encoding FAD-binding and (Fe-S)-binding domain-containing protein has protein sequence MQKVDIKKLEILKSKLKGELHFDDLMRKLYATDASVYRKLPLAVALPKDNEDIKHLIDFAKRQNTSLIPRTAGTSLAGQCVGEGIVVDVSKYFTRILDVNETEKTVTVQPGVVRDELNNYLKPFGLFFGPNTSTSNRCMIGGMVGNNSSGTTSIQFGVTRDKVLSLKTILSDGSEVEFSSLTSEEFQSKTKLPTLEGEIYKTLFETLNSESVQVQIIENFPKPTIHRRNTGYAIDELIKSEVFSNSTSISDSISSSSSTFNMCHLLAGSEGTLAFTTEITLQLDDLPPTESAMIALHFESIEACLKSVLHLMKHNLHTCEMMDDSILNLTKHNKTQQENRAFIQGNPVAILMCELKANAVEDLQVEIDAFLTTVKTLNLSYANPVLKGDDINNAVELRKAGLGLLGNLIGDKKAVACIEDTAVALEDLENYISEFTKLMTSYNQNAVYYAHAGAGELHLRPILDLKQAEDIKLFRKITTAVAQLVKKFNGSMSGEHGDGIVRAEFIPMMIGDDNYQILKQIKSAFDPSHIFNPHKIVDAYPMDKNLRYETDRIEPKIETILDFSSSEGILREAEKCNGSGDCRKLPEFGGTMCPSYRATSNEKDTTRARANALREFLTIPTAIGTDKGNKFNHKELKQVFDLCLSCKACASECPSSVDVASLKAEFQYQYQKANGVSFRTKLFAFNNRLNGFASRVPTLTNFMFSNGFTSSIIKSIGGIAKERSLPLLSIKTLYELHEAYKNHLDSTEKIKEIYLFCDEFTNHLESEIGLDAITLLTSLNYKVNIISHSESGRAMISKGLLEDAKKVANENVSIFKTIISNLTPLIGIEPSAILTFKDEYIRLADDKEAAIAFAKHTFLIEEFVQQEIKLGNINSEQFTKEKKIIKFHGHCHQKAMSNQKSSFDVLNLPENYKVTIIPSGCCGMAGSFGYEKEHYEVSMQIGEQTLFPAVRKASDETIIAANGTSCRHQIKDGTGRVAKHPITILREALLKS, from the coding sequence ATGCAAAAGGTAGATATTAAAAAGCTCGAAATTCTGAAAAGCAAACTAAAAGGCGAACTACATTTTGATGATTTGATGCGAAAATTATACGCAACTGATGCATCGGTTTATAGAAAATTGCCTTTGGCTGTGGCGTTACCTAAGGACAATGAAGATATAAAGCATTTAATTGATTTTGCCAAGAGACAGAACACCTCATTGATACCAAGAACCGCAGGAACTTCCTTAGCTGGTCAATGTGTTGGTGAAGGTATTGTAGTTGATGTATCCAAATATTTTACGAGGATTTTGGACGTTAACGAAACGGAAAAAACTGTGACCGTTCAACCTGGCGTGGTAAGGGACGAATTGAATAATTACCTCAAACCTTTTGGCTTATTTTTTGGACCTAATACATCAACGTCCAACCGCTGCATGATAGGTGGTATGGTTGGTAATAATTCTTCAGGAACGACCTCGATTCAATTTGGCGTGACTCGTGATAAGGTTTTAAGTCTGAAAACCATCTTGAGCGATGGAAGTGAAGTGGAATTTTCGAGTTTAACTTCCGAAGAATTCCAATCGAAAACAAAATTACCCACGCTTGAAGGTGAAATTTATAAAACCCTATTTGAAACCTTAAATTCTGAAAGTGTACAAGTCCAAATAATAGAAAATTTTCCAAAACCAACGATACACAGAAGAAATACAGGCTATGCGATTGACGAATTAATTAAGTCTGAAGTGTTTTCAAATTCGACTTCAATTTCAGATTCGATTTCAAGTTCGAGTTCAACTTTTAACATGTGCCATTTATTAGCAGGAAGCGAGGGAACGTTGGCGTTTACTACGGAAATCACTTTGCAATTAGATGATTTGCCACCAACAGAAAGTGCGATGATAGCGCTTCATTTTGAAAGTATTGAAGCCTGCCTTAAGTCCGTTTTGCATCTTATGAAGCACAATTTACATACGTGCGAAATGATGGACGATTCCATTCTGAATTTAACCAAACACAACAAAACACAGCAGGAAAACAGAGCATTCATTCAAGGGAATCCTGTGGCTATTTTAATGTGTGAGCTTAAAGCCAATGCAGTAGAAGACCTTCAAGTTGAGATTGATGCGTTTCTTACAACCGTAAAAACCTTAAACCTGAGTTACGCAAATCCAGTTTTAAAAGGTGATGATATTAATAATGCCGTAGAATTAAGAAAAGCAGGATTGGGACTTTTGGGTAATCTCATTGGTGACAAAAAAGCTGTGGCCTGCATTGAGGATACAGCCGTAGCGCTTGAGGATTTAGAAAACTACATATCGGAGTTTACAAAATTGATGACTTCCTATAACCAAAATGCCGTGTATTACGCGCATGCTGGAGCAGGAGAGCTGCATCTACGGCCGATTCTGGATTTAAAACAGGCCGAAGATATCAAGTTGTTTCGGAAAATAACAACTGCCGTTGCCCAATTAGTAAAGAAATTCAATGGTTCAATGTCTGGTGAACATGGCGACGGTATTGTGAGAGCAGAGTTTATCCCAATGATGATCGGCGATGACAATTATCAAATTCTGAAACAAATTAAATCCGCGTTCGACCCAAGTCATATTTTTAATCCACATAAAATAGTAGATGCTTATCCGATGGATAAAAATCTGCGTTATGAGACTGATAGAATAGAACCTAAAATTGAAACTATTCTGGATTTTTCGAGTTCCGAGGGCATTTTGCGCGAAGCCGAAAAGTGTAATGGTTCTGGTGATTGTAGAAAATTACCCGAATTTGGTGGCACAATGTGTCCAAGCTACAGAGCTACAAGTAATGAAAAAGATACCACAAGAGCGAGAGCAAATGCCTTACGTGAATTTTTGACCATCCCAACAGCTATCGGGACTGACAAAGGAAACAAATTCAACCATAAAGAATTAAAACAGGTCTTCGATTTGTGTTTGAGTTGTAAAGCTTGTGCAAGTGAATGTCCAAGCAGTGTGGATGTGGCGAGTTTAAAAGCGGAATTTCAATACCAATATCAAAAAGCCAATGGGGTCTCGTTTAGGACAAAATTATTTGCGTTTAATAATCGTTTAAATGGTTTTGCAAGTCGTGTTCCGACGCTTACTAATTTTATGTTTTCTAATGGATTTACCAGTTCAATTATAAAATCGATTGGTGGAATTGCTAAAGAACGTAGTTTACCTCTATTGTCGATTAAAACTTTATATGAGTTACATGAAGCATATAAAAACCATTTAGATAGCACTGAAAAAATAAAAGAGATTTATTTGTTTTGTGATGAATTCACAAATCATTTAGAGTCGGAAATTGGTCTTGATGCCATCACACTTCTAACAAGTTTAAACTATAAAGTAAATATCATTTCACATTCCGAATCCGGACGCGCTATGATCTCCAAAGGTCTTCTAGAGGATGCGAAAAAAGTGGCCAATGAAAACGTTTCAATATTCAAAACTATAATATCTAATCTTACACCTCTAATCGGAATCGAACCTTCAGCGATACTAACTTTTAAAGATGAATATATTCGATTGGCAGACGATAAAGAGGCAGCAATAGCGTTTGCTAAGCACACTTTTTTAATTGAAGAATTTGTTCAGCAAGAAATTAAATTGGGAAATATAAATTCAGAACAATTCACAAAAGAGAAGAAAATCATTAAATTCCATGGGCATTGCCATCAAAAGGCGATGTCTAACCAGAAATCGAGTTTTGATGTTTTGAATTTACCAGAAAACTACAAGGTCACTATCATTCCGAGTGGTTGTTGTGGCATGGCTGGTAGTTTTGGATATGAAAAAGAACATTACGAAGTAAGCATGCAAATTGGAGAACAAACCCTATTTCCAGCAGTAAGAAAGGCATCAGATGAAACAATTATTGCTGCAAACGGAACGAGTTGCCGACATCAGATTAAAGATGGAACTGGTAGAGTGGCGAAACATCCCATAACGATTTTAAGAGAAGCATTATTAAAATCATAG
- a CDS encoding FAD/NAD(P)-binding protein, giving the protein MKTLAIIGFGPRGLYALENLLLGLSKSNSTVKIVIFEGSETLGSGHVWNEDQPDSNWINITERALSGIEKRPKIKYGNVIVKGFPSYHLWCNFSLQPSENDTFPPRNKLGRYLNERYDSIEKSLGNLDTFNIINAEVQSIDYSENDTLILRTHTESWTCDDVVLTIGHQTTELSDQIKAWKSHAKTKTNVSVFENPYPVSNFNAIKNTTDLTIGIRGFGLGMIDVMRYLVINDFGNFKVVDDATLETVYYKVKNQNLTLVPFSLDGLPLVPKPLNQNIDNWFKPTHKELDYFKAEIEAVAHTKKEVNSIDFLIEPIATIASRIFIDLKEKAVAHQFTTKKLEAIIVKWLKDDDFQHELLQNENIPTEKLIQTYIDMALGEIPISLDFCIGQVWRHCQPTLYTAFSHANLDSKIIKKVIDLDERSKRYSYGPPIESMQQVLALVDAKVLNLGFVTDPDIKLEPNGWKLTNTENQSVHCSIMINSILDAPKLLEINTDLVKNLLQNDLIQPIHSELGIETSEDGYVVTPNDKPNVPIAVLGRLAKGSVIGVDAILECFGQRIEDWAKAYVAKLEN; this is encoded by the coding sequence ATGAAAACACTAGCAATAATTGGCTTTGGACCTCGAGGTTTGTACGCTTTAGAGAACCTCTTGTTGGGTTTATCAAAATCAAATAGCACCGTTAAAATAGTTATTTTTGAAGGCTCAGAAACGCTTGGTTCTGGCCATGTATGGAATGAAGACCAACCAGATTCTAACTGGATTAACATTACTGAACGTGCGCTTAGTGGTATTGAGAAGAGACCCAAAATAAAGTACGGGAATGTGATTGTAAAAGGGTTTCCGTCTTATCACCTGTGGTGCAATTTTTCTTTACAACCTTCAGAGAATGATACATTTCCTCCAAGGAATAAACTTGGTCGATATCTCAATGAGCGCTATGATTCTATTGAGAAATCCTTGGGAAATTTAGATACTTTCAATATTATAAATGCGGAAGTGCAATCTATAGATTACAGCGAAAATGATACATTAATCTTGCGGACTCATACTGAATCTTGGACCTGCGATGATGTTGTGCTCACTATTGGCCACCAAACAACTGAGCTTTCAGATCAAATAAAAGCCTGGAAATCCCATGCCAAAACTAAAACTAATGTATCGGTTTTTGAAAATCCTTATCCAGTTTCAAATTTCAATGCTATAAAAAACACTACTGATCTTACTATTGGCATTAGAGGTTTTGGTTTGGGAATGATTGATGTGATGCGCTACCTGGTTATCAATGACTTTGGAAATTTTAAGGTTGTGGATGATGCCACTCTAGAAACCGTATATTATAAAGTAAAAAACCAGAACTTAACTCTAGTTCCTTTTTCTTTGGACGGATTACCATTGGTGCCAAAACCTCTAAATCAAAATATAGATAACTGGTTCAAACCTACCCATAAAGAATTAGACTATTTTAAAGCTGAAATTGAAGCCGTTGCTCATACTAAAAAAGAAGTCAATAGTATTGACTTTTTAATTGAGCCAATAGCAACGATTGCATCGCGTATATTTATTGATTTAAAGGAAAAAGCCGTTGCACATCAGTTTACCACTAAAAAACTTGAAGCCATAATCGTCAAATGGCTCAAGGATGATGATTTTCAACATGAATTACTTCAAAATGAAAATATTCCAACCGAAAAACTCATTCAAACCTATATTGATATGGCGTTGGGAGAAATTCCTATATCATTAGATTTTTGTATTGGACAAGTATGGCGCCATTGCCAACCAACCTTATATACCGCTTTTTCACATGCCAATTTAGATAGCAAAATTATTAAAAAAGTGATCGATTTGGATGAACGTAGTAAACGTTATTCTTATGGACCACCTATAGAAAGCATGCAACAAGTTCTAGCTTTGGTAGATGCTAAGGTTCTAAATCTAGGATTTGTCACTGATCCTGATATAAAATTAGAGCCTAACGGATGGAAATTAACAAATACAGAAAATCAATCAGTGCACTGTTCAATAATGATCAACAGTATTCTGGACGCTCCAAAATTATTAGAAATAAACACGGACTTAGTGAAGAATTTGCTTCAAAATGATTTAATACAACCCATACATTCAGAATTGGGCATAGAAACTTCCGAGGACGGTTATGTGGTTACACCAAATGATAAACCTAATGTACCGATTGCTGTTTTAGGGCGTTTAGCAAAAGGAAGTGTGATTGGCGTTGATGCCATTTTAGAGTGTTTTGGACAACGTATTGAAGATTGGGCAAAAGCTTATGTTGCTAAGCTAGAAAACTAA
- a CDS encoding TIGR03915 family putative DNA repair protein, with translation MKDQNLMYDGTFDGFLSAVFYVFEHQLKAVTIQNEFVMQQGLFSEVEKVITDEAKATRVWKGIKSKLSSHGSYQLYYAFLSEQSGVEALLLDYIKYAFSKGTPVDKDYAHPSVLKIAQIAKSVGREKHRMEAFVRFRLTKDDVYFANIEPDFNVLPLIEKHFKRRYADQKWVIYDINRAYGLFYDLEKVEIVHMDFPANFDFSKTDDEFFAIQEFEFQKLWQDYFKATNIASRKNMKLHIRHVPKRYWKYLSEKQPN, from the coding sequence ATGAAAGATCAAAACTTAATGTATGATGGTACTTTTGACGGCTTTTTGTCGGCCGTTTTTTATGTCTTTGAACATCAATTAAAAGCCGTAACCATTCAAAATGAGTTTGTGATGCAGCAAGGTTTGTTCTCAGAAGTCGAAAAAGTAATAACTGATGAAGCAAAAGCAACTCGGGTTTGGAAAGGCATAAAATCAAAATTATCGTCTCATGGCAGTTATCAATTATATTATGCTTTTTTGAGCGAGCAAAGTGGAGTAGAGGCGTTATTATTAGATTATATTAAATACGCGTTTTCAAAAGGAACACCTGTGGATAAAGATTATGCACATCCTTCAGTCTTAAAAATAGCACAAATCGCTAAATCCGTTGGTCGTGAAAAACACAGAATGGAAGCTTTTGTAAGATTTCGTTTAACAAAAGATGATGTATACTTCGCCAATATAGAACCAGATTTTAATGTGCTTCCCTTAATTGAAAAGCATTTTAAACGCCGTTACGCCGACCAAAAATGGGTCATTTATGATATAAATCGAGCCTATGGTTTATTCTATGATCTTGAAAAAGTTGAAATCGTGCATATGGATTTTCCCGCAAATTTCGATTTTTCGAAAACGGATGACGAATTTTTCGCCATTCAGGAATTCGAATTTCAAAAATTATGGCAAGATTATTTTAAAGCTACCAATATAGCCTCCCGAAAAAACATGAAACTTCACATTAGGCATGTACCCAAACGCTATTGGAAATATTTGAGTGAAAAACAACCGAATTAG
- a CDS encoding putative DNA modification/repair radical SAM protein, with amino-acid sequence MSFQRTQEKLKILADAAKYDVSCSSSGSKRANTNKGLGDATGMGICHSYTEDGRCVSLLKILLTNHCIFDCAYCVTRKSNDIKRAAFKVQEVVDLTINFYRRNYIEGLFLSSGIFKSADFTMERLVAVAKKLRLEENFNGYIHLKSIPGASDELMREAGLYADRLSVNIEIPTEAGLKKLAPDKKREDFIKPMVKVKNEIIQYKEEKKIIKSTPKFAPAGQSTQMIIGASGENDFQIMQTSNFFYKTYNLKRVYYSGYVPISYDHRLPQIGSAVPMLRENRLYQTDWLMRFYGFEVSEILNEQHQHLDLDVDPKLGWALRNLHEFPVDVNTADKHMLARIPGLGMKSVYKILNARRFRKLNWEHLKKIGVALNRAQYFMVCESNQFEKRDLTSEKIKGLILQNSKSKYQKTLSNQLNLFG; translated from the coding sequence TTGTCTTTTCAACGTACCCAAGAAAAATTAAAAATACTTGCAGATGCTGCAAAGTATGATGTCTCGTGTTCATCCAGCGGAAGTAAACGAGCCAATACAAACAAAGGATTAGGCGATGCCACAGGGATGGGAATTTGCCATTCTTATACTGAAGATGGACGCTGTGTATCCCTACTTAAAATTTTATTGACCAATCATTGTATTTTTGATTGCGCCTATTGCGTCACCAGAAAAAGTAATGATATTAAACGTGCCGCATTTAAAGTTCAGGAAGTGGTAGACTTGACCATTAATTTCTACCGTAGAAATTATATCGAAGGACTATTTCTTAGTTCCGGAATTTTTAAGAGTGCGGACTTTACCATGGAACGCTTGGTTGCTGTGGCAAAGAAATTGCGTTTGGAGGAAAACTTCAATGGCTATATCCACCTTAAATCCATTCCTGGCGCTTCTGATGAGTTGATGCGTGAAGCCGGACTCTATGCAGACCGATTAAGCGTAAATATTGAAATCCCAACAGAAGCTGGACTCAAAAAATTGGCACCAGATAAAAAACGGGAGGATTTCATAAAACCGATGGTCAAAGTTAAAAATGAAATTATTCAATATAAAGAAGAAAAGAAAATCATTAAAAGCACGCCCAAATTTGCACCTGCTGGTCAAAGTACGCAAATGATTATTGGTGCAAGTGGTGAAAATGATTTTCAAATTATGCAAACCTCAAATTTTTTCTACAAAACCTATAATCTGAAGCGCGTCTATTATTCAGGTTATGTGCCTATTAGTTATGATCATCGCTTACCTCAAATTGGAAGCGCTGTGCCTATGCTTCGTGAAAACCGCTTATACCAAACCGATTGGTTAATGCGATTCTATGGTTTTGAGGTGAGCGAAATCTTAAATGAGCAACATCAGCATTTAGACTTAGATGTGGACCCGAAATTGGGTTGGGCCTTGCGGAATTTACATGAGTTTCCTGTCGATGTGAATACAGCAGACAAACATATGCTGGCCAGAATACCAGGATTGGGTATGAAATCCGTTTATAAAATTTTAAATGCCAGACGCTTTAGGAAATTGAACTGGGAACACCTTAAAAAGATTGGAGTAGCCCTAAATAGAGCACAATATTTTATGGTTTGCGAAAGCAATCAGTTTGAAAAACGGGATTTAACCTCCGAAAAAATAAAAGGTCTGATTCTTCAAAATTCAAAGAGTAAATATCAAAAAACTTTAAGTAATCAATTGAATTTATTTGGCTGA